The following are from one region of the Ignavibacteriota bacterium genome:
- a CDS encoding sucrose synthase — MSTKLEEIYTGQFKGKKKTFFSYLHNVCNTKKKLLVKGELLEIHQKMKNKSKANHLTENKSRNTNFDELENIINTFTESLVLDSSVYIEVRDAIGKPEYYYFNTESFSGRKISALNFLQAKEKLRFPSANNDILTLNFQTFYEKYMKVKEPKSIGKGVEYLNRYLSSNMFSNPYKMLGNALFNFLFVHKYDSQQLIVNDRIDQLGKLRFAIDKAINFLKRQDSERPFSEIKHELQQIGFEPGLGNTAGRILDMLQQLDSLLTNPDHISLKEFLSRIPMIYNIAVISPHGYFGQDNVLGKPDTGGQIVYILDQVKALEKEISHSLEIAGLEAKHKIIILTRLIPNAGNTSCNQRLEKVNDTKNVWILRVPFREHNKNITDNWISRFEIWPFLEEFTEDSYKELLVEFGAKPDLVIGNYSDGNLVATILSKKFGVTQCNVAHALEKSKYLFSSLFWDEMENQYHFSIQYTADLLAMNSADFIITSTYQEIAGTEDGIGQYESYINFTMPNLYRVTGGIDIYHPKFNILPPGVNFDIFFPHYKKENRISEITEEVENLFFKDKGDFVIGKLKNPKLPPIFSIARLDKIKNLTSLVKWYGESAELQSQTNLIIVAGKIKQEDSSDAEEKEQILLMHKYIDQYKLNDHIRWLRGDPDRRRLPEYYRVIADKKGIFIQPALFEGFGLTVIEAMRSGLPTFATKYGGPLEIIEDEISGFHIDPIDGKGTTEMLIKFFRDCEGNQAYYEKISRRAIERVENTYNWSLYSKNFLSLAKIYGFWKYISNLEMTELHAYLDLLYHMLYKPRAKAMLELHKAK, encoded by the coding sequence TTGTGCTTGATTCATCTGTTTATATTGAAGTAAGAGATGCTATTGGAAAACCGGAGTATTATTATTTTAACACCGAAAGTTTCAGTGGTCGGAAAATATCTGCGCTAAACTTTTTACAGGCAAAAGAAAAATTAAGATTTCCCTCGGCGAATAATGATATACTCACGTTGAACTTTCAGACATTCTATGAAAAGTATATGAAAGTAAAAGAACCGAAAAGCATCGGTAAAGGCGTTGAATATCTTAACCGTTATTTATCAAGTAATATGTTCAGCAATCCATATAAAATGCTTGGCAATGCTTTGTTCAATTTTCTTTTCGTTCACAAGTATGATTCACAGCAATTGATTGTCAATGACAGAATTGATCAACTTGGCAAACTCAGATTTGCGATTGATAAAGCAATAAATTTTCTTAAGAGACAAGATTCAGAAAGACCATTTTCAGAAATAAAGCATGAACTCCAGCAGATTGGTTTTGAACCGGGGCTTGGTAACACAGCCGGAAGAATTTTGGATATGCTTCAACAGCTTGATTCACTTTTAACCAATCCCGATCATATTTCGCTTAAGGAATTTTTATCCCGAATACCAATGATCTATAACATTGCCGTAATTTCTCCGCACGGATATTTTGGACAAGACAATGTGCTTGGTAAACCTGATACGGGCGGACAGATAGTTTATATTCTTGACCAGGTAAAAGCACTTGAAAAAGAAATTTCACATTCACTTGAAATTGCAGGATTAGAAGCAAAGCACAAAATTATTATTCTCACTCGTTTAATTCCTAATGCCGGTAATACAAGTTGTAACCAGCGGCTTGAAAAAGTTAATGATACTAAAAATGTCTGGATACTTCGGGTTCCTTTCAGAGAACATAATAAGAATATTACAGATAACTGGATTTCGCGATTCGAAATATGGCCATTCCTCGAAGAGTTTACGGAAGATTCTTATAAAGAATTACTTGTTGAGTTTGGAGCTAAACCAGATCTTGTAATCGGAAACTATTCTGATGGTAACCTTGTTGCAACTATCCTCTCCAAAAAATTTGGTGTTACTCAATGCAATGTTGCACATGCACTCGAGAAAAGTAAATATTTATTCAGTTCACTTTTCTGGGATGAAATGGAAAATCAGTATCACTTTTCAATTCAGTACACTGCCGACCTTCTTGCTATGAATTCTGCTGACTTTATTATTACATCGACTTACCAGGAAATTGCAGGAACTGAAGATGGAATCGGGCAGTACGAATCTTACATTAATTTTACAATGCCAAATCTTTACAGAGTTACAGGCGGAATAGATATCTATCATCCGAAGTTTAACATTCTTCCGCCTGGCGTGAACTTCGACATTTTTTTTCCACACTACAAAAAAGAAAACAGGATTAGTGAAATAACGGAAGAAGTAGAAAATCTTTTCTTCAAAGACAAAGGGGATTTTGTTATAGGTAAACTAAAAAATCCAAAACTTCCTCCTATCTTTTCTATTGCAAGATTAGATAAGATAAAAAATCTTACATCACTGGTTAAATGGTACGGAGAAAGTGCGGAGCTTCAATCACAGACGAATCTTATTATTGTTGCCGGAAAAATAAAGCAGGAAGATTCATCAGATGCCGAAGAGAAAGAACAGATACTCCTGATGCATAAATACATAGATCAATATAAACTGAATGATCATATCCGATGGCTGCGAGGTGATCCCGATAGAAGAAGATTACCCGAATACTACAGAGTTATTGCCGATAAAAAAGGGATTTTCATTCAGCCAGCTCTTTTTGAAGGATTTGGTTTGACAGTAATCGAAGCGATGCGTTCGGGACTTCCGACTTTTGCTACGAAGTATGGCGGACCACTTGAAATAATAGAAGACGAAATCTCCGGCTTTCATATTGATCCGATTGATGGAAAAGGAACAACAGAAATGTTAATAAAGTTTTTCAGAGATTGTGAAGGGAATCAGGCTTATTATGAAAAAATTTCCCGTAGAGCAATAGAACGTGTTGAAAACACTTACAACTGGTCATTGTATTCTAAAAATTTTTTATCACTTGCAAAGATTTATGGCTTCTGGAAATATATTTCGAATCTTGAGATGACAGAACTTCACGCATATCTTGATTTGCTTTATCACATGCTTTACAAACCGAGAGCAAAAGCAATGCTTGAATTACACAAAGCGAAATAG
- a CDS encoding isocitrate lyase/phosphoenolpyruvate mutase family protein — MVSSIQKEKAELFLKYHHDKEILVLLNSWDIGSSKLIEASGYKAIATTSMGIAASLGYPDCQIIQPSEMIQVITGIVKAVKAPVTVDIEAGYGNNLNEIIDSVKKIIATGIVGINIEDSIDLNPMLIDEIEFCERISAIRALSDSLGFHLVINARTDSFYTTSGSHQEKLSESIKRGNKYREAGADCIFVQPVSDKETISTLIKEINSPINILANPTIGMGVTPSTKELQELGVARVSLGSGLMKATLALIKKVADELTEKGTYNILLETLTPFPDATMAYKMVIGENK; from the coding sequence ATGGTTTCAAGCATTCAAAAAGAAAAAGCCGAACTATTCCTGAAATATCATCACGATAAAGAAATTCTTGTTTTGTTGAATTCGTGGGATATCGGAAGTTCCAAATTAATTGAAGCAAGTGGTTATAAAGCAATCGCAACAACAAGTATGGGAATAGCTGCTTCTTTAGGTTATCCCGACTGCCAGATAATTCAACCCTCAGAAATGATTCAAGTCATAACCGGAATCGTAAAAGCTGTAAAAGCACCGGTGACTGTGGATATTGAAGCAGGGTATGGAAATAATTTAAATGAAATAATTGATTCTGTTAAAAAAATAATTGCAACAGGAATTGTCGGAATAAACATTGAAGATAGTATTGATTTAAATCCAATGTTGATTGATGAGATAGAATTTTGTGAAAGAATATCTGCTATTCGTGCATTATCAGATTCACTGGGTTTCCATTTAGTAATTAATGCAAGAACCGATTCGTTTTATACTACGTCCGGTTCGCATCAGGAAAAATTATCTGAATCAATAAAGCGTGGAAATAAATACCGCGAAGCTGGAGCCGACTGTATATTTGTTCAGCCGGTATCGGATAAAGAAACAATTTCAACATTGATAAAAGAAATTAATTCACCGATTAATATTCTTGCAAATCCTACAATCGGGATGGGAGTAACTCCGTCCACTAAAGAATTACAGGAATTGGGTGTTGCCCGAGTAAGTCTCGGTTCAGGCTTGATGAAAGCAACTTTAGCATTAATTAAAAAAGTTGCTGATGAACTAACTGAAAAAGGAACTTACAATATTTTATTGGAAACCTTAACTCCATTTCCGGATGCAACAATGGCTTATAAAATGGTTATCGGGGAAAATAAGTGA
- a CDS encoding sulfite exporter TauE/SafE family protein: MFLHYLGIFFIGVVVGFLGGLFGKGGSAIATPMLSLLGVPGFIAVASPLPATIPGTLIASAEYWKSHLLDKEIVLWSILIGVPATVVGSYLTEFTGATSLLIITGILVLSFGLSFLFFPREGKEKNIETELSNIIRPSYWHLRLTLIAIFIGLISGLLANSGGFLLAPAYSRILNQPIKKAFACSLAVSAFLALPGTIVHAYLGHIDWWVTLILAFGSVPFSLLGAKIAIRSKSSILERLYGFALTFLGVFFLWKL; the protein is encoded by the coding sequence TTGTTTTTGCACTATCTTGGAATATTCTTTATTGGAGTTGTAGTCGGATTTCTTGGTGGACTTTTCGGTAAAGGTGGCAGTGCAATTGCCACACCAATGTTAAGTCTGCTCGGAGTTCCCGGATTTATTGCGGTGGCGTCACCGCTTCCCGCAACTATACCCGGGACACTCATTGCTTCGGCTGAATATTGGAAATCTCATCTCCTGGATAAAGAAATTGTTTTGTGGAGTATTTTGATTGGCGTACCTGCAACTGTGGTTGGTTCATACCTAACAGAATTTACGGGAGCTACTTCATTATTAATAATCACCGGTATTTTGGTTCTCAGCTTTGGTTTAAGCTTTCTGTTTTTCCCGAGAGAAGGAAAAGAAAAAAATATTGAAACAGAATTATCTAATATTATCCGTCCATCGTATTGGCATCTTCGACTTACACTGATTGCAATTTTTATAGGTTTAATCTCCGGTCTGTTAGCTAATTCCGGCGGATTTTTATTGGCTCCAGCATATTCACGCATACTTAATCAGCCCATAAAAAAAGCATTTGCTTGTTCACTTGCAGTCTCGGCATTTCTTGCTCTGCCCGGAACAATAGTTCATGCTTACCTTGGTCATATTGATTGGTGGGTTACATTAATTCTTGCTTTCGGATCTGTACCATTTTCGTTGTTAGGAGCTAAAATTGCTATCAGATCAAAGTCTAGCATCTTGGAACGATTGTATGGTTTTGCATTAACCTTTCTGGGAGTATTTTTCTTATGGAAACTATAA
- a CDS encoding DUF1801 domain-containing protein: MGKLAVIKTKETSASVEGFINSVKNEEIRKDSFIILKMMRKASKEKPKMWGNSIIGFGNKIYKSPATGREVEWFKIGFSPRKTNFSLHLVLNIKKYSAELKKLGKHKTGVGCLYINKLGDVDLKVLEKLINTAAKIK; the protein is encoded by the coding sequence ATGGGTAAACTGGCAGTAATAAAAACAAAAGAAACTTCTGCAAGTGTTGAGGGCTTTATCAACTCAGTTAAGAATGAAGAGATACGTAAAGACAGCTTCATCATTCTTAAGATGATGCGGAAAGCTTCAAAGGAAAAACCAAAAATGTGGGGCAATTCAATAATTGGTTTTGGGAATAAAATTTACAAAAGTCCCGCTACCGGAAGAGAAGTTGAATGGTTCAAGATTGGTTTTTCTCCGCGTAAAACAAATTTTTCATTACACCTTGTTCTCAATATTAAAAAGTATTCTGCTGAATTGAAAAAGCTGGGCAAACACAAAACCGGTGTTGGATGTCTGTACATTAATAAACTGGGTGACGTTGATTTGAAAGTTCTGGAAAAACTAATCAATACTGCTGCGAAGATAAAATAA
- a CDS encoding DUF4256 domain-containing protein produces MPKKNLSPKQIEELLKKLKTRFEKNMNRHNGIEWNKIEAKLKKNKDKLWSLNEMERTNGEPDVVGFDNLPAGKAGKTGEYIFYDCSAESPAGRRSLCYDAEALASRKANKPKDSAINMAKTMGIDLMTEDQYQELQKLERFDAKTSSWLKTPIEIRKLGGAISGEFRFGRFFIYANGAESYFAARGFRGVLKV; encoded by the coding sequence ATGCCGAAGAAAAATCTATCACCAAAACAGATTGAAGAACTTCTCAAAAAATTAAAAACACGTTTTGAAAAAAATATGAACCGCCATAATGGTATTGAGTGGAATAAAATTGAGGCAAAGCTGAAAAAAAATAAAGATAAACTTTGGTCGTTGAATGAAATGGAAAGAACAAACGGTGAACCAGATGTTGTTGGTTTCGATAACCTGCCTGCCGGCAAGGCAGGAAAAACAGGAGAATATATTTTTTATGATTGCTCGGCAGAAAGTCCGGCTGGACGGCGAAGTCTTTGCTATGATGCCGAAGCGTTAGCATCAAGAAAAGCAAATAAACCGAAAGACAGTGCAATTAATATGGCAAAAACAATGGGAATTGATTTGATGACTGAAGATCAATATCAGGAACTTCAAAAATTGGAAAGATTTGATGCCAAAACTTCAAGCTGGCTAAAAACTCCAATTGAAATAAGAAAACTTGGTGGTGCAATATCGGGTGAATTCCGATTTGGTCGTTTCTTCATTTATGCCAATGGTGCAGAATCTTACTTTGCTGCCAGAGGTTTCCGTGGGGTGCTGAAAGTTTGA
- the corA gene encoding magnesium/cobalt transporter CorA, with the protein MKKISEIPQNILEVPANILRQFAQNKKKKTISKVGLPPGSIIYVGEKKIDNVKISLTEYDENGVETREIKSVEEIDPYTDTPQVTWVNVCGLHDTELIKQIGEKFNIHPLVLEDILNTETRPKIEITEKYIFIAMKMLTTNGHDHQPVIEQVSFILGNSFIFSFLEKSDNIFIPIKDRIINNSGKVRKQDSDYLFYTLMDIVVDQYYLTLEHIEEKIELLDDEVITNTDQSQIKKVYTLKNKLLLIRRSIWPLREIFSRLIREESNLIDKKVMPYLRDLLDHTIQITETIDLQREIINGLMETHLSLMSYKMNEVMKVLTVIATIFIPLTFIVGVYGMNFDYLPELHWTWAYFAAWGVMIGITTFMIFFFKRKKWF; encoded by the coding sequence ATGAAAAAAATTTCAGAGATACCGCAAAATATTTTGGAAGTTCCTGCAAATATCCTAAGGCAGTTTGCCCAGAACAAGAAAAAGAAAACCATTTCCAAAGTCGGTTTGCCGCCCGGTTCAATTATTTACGTTGGTGAAAAGAAAATTGACAATGTTAAAATCTCTCTGACGGAATACGATGAAAATGGAGTTGAGACGCGTGAAATAAAATCTGTTGAAGAGATTGACCCATACACCGATACACCGCAGGTAACGTGGGTGAATGTTTGCGGTCTTCACGATACGGAATTGATCAAACAAATTGGTGAAAAGTTTAACATCCATCCTTTGGTGCTTGAAGATATTCTGAACACAGAGACACGACCAAAAATTGAAATAACCGAGAAATACATTTTCATTGCAATGAAAATGCTCACAACCAATGGTCATGATCATCAGCCTGTTATTGAACAGGTTAGTTTCATTCTCGGCAATAGTTTTATTTTCAGCTTCCTTGAAAAATCTGACAATATTTTTATCCCGATCAAAGATCGCATAATAAATAACTCCGGGAAGGTAAGGAAACAAGATTCCGATTATCTTTTCTATACACTGATGGATATTGTTGTGGATCAATACTATCTTACGCTGGAACACATAGAAGAAAAAATCGAATTGCTTGATGATGAAGTAATTACAAATACTGACCAATCACAGATTAAAAAAGTTTATACTTTGAAGAATAAACTTCTTCTCATTCGCAGATCGATCTGGCCGTTGAGAGAAATTTTTTCGAGACTGATAAGAGAAGAATCAAATCTGATAGACAAAAAAGTTATGCCTTACCTTCGTGATTTGCTTGATCATACAATTCAAATCACTGAAACAATTGACTTGCAGAGAGAAATAATCAACGGATTGATGGAAACACATCTTTCACTGATGAGCTATAAGATGAATGAGGTGATGAAGGTGCTTACAGTTATCGCGACGATTTTTATTCCGCTGACTTTTATTGTTGGAGTTTATGGGATGAACTTCGACTATTTACCCGAATTACACTGGACATGGGCGTATTTTGCAGCCTGGGGTGTGATGATCGGTATAACAACTTTTATGATATTCTTCTTTAAAAGAAAGAAGTGGTTTTAA
- a CDS encoding SGNH/GDSL hydrolase family protein, which translates to MNKIFSYLIIIVVFQLVTSCEFFEVSSHIDADDPNIEYIGRFDFSNPKSVRFDWPGVQIKTRFEGTSCSIKLKDGNNDYNIFIDGRLYKIIRTTSDTIYVLANGLTDKTHTLLIAKRTEALFGIATFDGFILDGGKDLVKTIELKKKRRIEFVGDSYFTGFGTDGNSADCVFSRETENSYYSFGPQLARTLNADYSVVAISGVGVTKNYGDSLRTSEHPLPYYYDRVCMNETLLWDFKKWQADAVVVRLGRNDYWQKPHPKREMFRTAYLKLINDIRRHYPNAHIFTLCSPMRKDPHCDYVNSVVNELKLKNKDKKIHFIKVDVKFNEERDFGCEKHPNRFGHKKIADFLEPIIRKEMGWEPLLKRIFPSNPFRKK; encoded by the coding sequence ATGAATAAAATATTTTCTTACCTCATAATTATTGTGGTTTTTCAATTGGTTACATCCTGTGAATTTTTTGAAGTATCTTCTCACATCGATGCTGATGATCCGAATATTGAATACATCGGCAGATTTGATTTTTCAAATCCTAAAAGTGTAAGATTTGACTGGCCCGGAGTTCAAATAAAAACGCGTTTTGAAGGAACTTCCTGCTCAATAAAATTGAAAGATGGAAACAACGACTACAATATTTTTATTGACGGCAGACTTTATAAAATTATCAGAACAACATCAGATACCATTTACGTGCTTGCAAATGGACTTACAGATAAAACTCATACATTATTAATTGCAAAGCGAACGGAAGCGCTATTCGGCATCGCAACTTTTGATGGATTTATTCTTGATGGCGGGAAAGATCTTGTTAAAACAATCGAGTTAAAAAAGAAAAGACGAATTGAATTTGTTGGCGATTCATATTTTACTGGTTTTGGTACCGACGGCAATTCAGCCGATTGTGTGTTCAGCCGCGAAACAGAAAACAGTTATTATTCATTCGGTCCACAGCTCGCACGAACTTTAAATGCTGATTATTCGGTTGTTGCAATTTCAGGAGTGGGAGTAACAAAAAATTATGGTGATTCATTAAGAACTTCAGAACATCCGCTTCCTTATTATTATGATCGGGTATGTATGAACGAAACGTTGTTGTGGGATTTTAAAAAATGGCAGGCGGATGCTGTTGTTGTGAGACTTGGAAGAAACGATTACTGGCAGAAACCACATCCAAAACGCGAGATGTTTCGGACAGCATATCTGAAGTTGATTAATGATATCAGAAGGCATTATCCGAACGCACACATTTTTACTTTATGCAGCCCGATGAGAAAAGATCCTCATTGTGACTACGTTAATAGCGTGGTAAATGAACTGAAGTTAAAAAACAAAGACAAGAAAATTCATTTTATCAAAGTAGATGTAAAGTTTAATGAAGAAAGAGATTTCGGCTGTGAGAAACATCCAAACAGGTTCGGACACAAGAAGATTGCAGATTTTCTGGAGCCGATAATCAGAAAAGAAATGGGATGGGAACCATTATTGAAAAGAATATTCCCATCCAATCCGTTCAGGAAAAAGTAA
- a CDS encoding T9SS type A sorting domain-containing protein: MGDETDAFNLGYNEIFSNWSNPSSYFGATTNVALQVYSKNGTNITVKAYTTSTSAQNLPPSKPTFLQVGVSQNYHPYLSWNANQEPDVLSGGSYKIEKYSTYEVGWFQLTTTTNTYYEDLTESICPPGQQCLYGHWVRYRVKAVDNTQKVSVASDSVMQMVLGGAPDKISVDPSSSEKPSEYSLMQNYPNPFNPATTISYSIPNNGLVTLKVYDILGKEVAELVNEIQEAGNYSVTFNASELSNRSGSALTSGIYFYTLTSGNFMTTKKLILLK; this comes from the coding sequence ATGGGAGATGAAACAGACGCCTTTAATTTAGGATATAATGAAATCTTCTCTAACTGGAGTAACCCGAGCTCTTACTTTGGAGCTACTACAAATGTAGCATTACAAGTGTACAGTAAAAATGGAACAAATATAACTGTGAAAGCATATACTACCTCAACTTCTGCGCAGAATCTTCCTCCATCTAAACCTACATTTCTTCAAGTAGGAGTTAGTCAAAACTACCACCCGTACTTATCCTGGAATGCAAACCAAGAACCGGATGTACTTTCTGGTGGTAGTTACAAAATAGAAAAATATTCTACTTATGAAGTTGGTTGGTTTCAATTAACTACAACAACTAACACTTATTACGAGGATTTGACGGAGTCAATATGCCCGCCTGGACAACAATGTCTATATGGACATTGGGTTCGCTACAGAGTTAAAGCAGTGGATAACACCCAAAAAGTTTCGGTTGCTTCTGATTCTGTTATGCAAATGGTTCTTGGGGGTGCGCCAGATAAAATCAGTGTAGATCCGTCAAGCAGTGAAAAGCCTTCAGAATATTCTCTGATGCAGAATTATCCAAATCCATTTAATCCTGCAACAACTATTTCTTACTCAATACCAAACAACGGATTAGTAACATTAAAAGTATATGACATTTTAGGAAAGGAAGTAGCTGAATTGGTAAATGAAATTCAGGAAGCAGGAAATTATTCTGTTACTTTTAACGCATCAGAATTATCAAACCGATCAGGCTCGGCTTTGACGAGTGGTATTTATTTCTACACACTTACTTCGGGCAATTTTATGACTACAAAGAAATTAATTCTGTTGAAGTAA
- a CDS encoding T9SS type A sorting domain-containing protein, which translates to MDTSVYFDTIAYCKLYRELNYSGLQYYKYARLRIDSFYVLFNEFDSTETHIYYKKNAVIGDTWTIGGNTVYAIEDTFVANVFGEQTTIKLLTRDNGLVYIQEYWTEKFGKLSSQDFGGIIDDLQGCVIDGIVYGDTTFTIVSVEDESETPSSFYLAQNFPNPFNPSTTLSWELPFGNWQTLKIYDVLGNEIATLVDGFKPVGKYEVKFDASGLASGVYFYQLKVENYIETKKMQLVK; encoded by the coding sequence GTGGATACTAGTGTTTATTTTGATACAATTGCATATTGTAAACTTTACCGTGAATTAAATTATAGCGGGTTACAATATTATAAATATGCACGCTTAAGGATAGATAGTTTTTACGTGCTATTCAATGAATTTGATTCTACTGAAACTCATATTTATTATAAGAAAAATGCTGTAATCGGTGATACTTGGACTATAGGTGGTAACACAGTATATGCAATAGAAGATACATTTGTAGCTAACGTATTTGGTGAACAAACCACTATCAAACTTTTAACACGCGATAATGGATTAGTTTATATTCAAGAGTATTGGACAGAAAAGTTCGGGAAATTAAGCAGCCAAGATTTTGGTGGAATAATTGATGACTTACAGGGATGCGTTATAGATGGAATAGTTTATGGCGACACTACTTTTACCATTGTAAGCGTTGAAGACGAATCTGAAACACCGAGCAGCTTTTACTTGGCTCAAAATTTTCCAAATCCTTTTAACCCAAGCACTACTTTAAGTTGGGAGTTACCGTTCGGCAATTGGCAGACACTTAAAATTTATGATGTACTTGGAAACGAGATAGCAACGCTTGTTGATGGATTTAAACCTGTTGGAAAATATGAAGTTAAATTTGATGCTTCGGGCTTGGCAAGCGGTGTATATTTTTATCAACTTAAAGTTGAGAACTATATTGAAACGAAAAAAATGCAGTTAGTAAAATAA
- a CDS encoding T9SS type A sorting domain-containing protein, with translation MNYIKLICVFLFIIQIPNTFSQSNADYFPWQTGDMWEYTLYYWPEIDTLQTIVIDDSVDEAGNIYTTYFSRAINPIEPPPVLLTDTLVYKIDTSLYVYHRYFDFNYGQWINVFRLNGNAGDQWVMWDYSQTGAGPFEMAKIDSIKEVNLFGLNTDLMYLSYFWEYFDGIDTIRLYRYYDQLAKGFGFYFRGGAELDAQIYQHGCVISGELYGDTTQIVTSVDELHDYNYFINDFVLSPNYPNPFNSSTKIPLQLNKEGEVSIAIYDVLGNEIATLVDGFKPVGKYEVKFDASGLASGVYFYQLKVENYIETKKMQLTK, from the coding sequence ATGAATTACATAAAACTAATTTGCGTTTTTTTATTTATCATACAAATACCCAATACATTTAGCCAGAGCAATGCTGATTACTTCCCCTGGCAAACTGGTGATATGTGGGAGTACACTTTATACTATTGGCCCGAAATAGATACGCTTCAGACAATAGTAATTGATGATTCTGTAGATGAAGCTGGTAATATTTATACCACTTACTTTTCAAGAGCTATAAATCCAATTGAACCACCTCCTGTACTGTTAACAGATACTTTAGTTTATAAAATTGATACAAGTTTGTACGTGTACCATCGTTACTTCGATTTCAATTACGGGCAATGGATAAATGTTTTCAGACTGAACGGAAATGCAGGTGATCAATGGGTAATGTGGGATTATAGTCAAACTGGAGCTGGACCATTTGAAATGGCTAAAATAGATTCAATTAAGGAAGTCAATTTATTTGGACTGAATACTGACTTAATGTATTTGTCTTATTTTTGGGAATATTTTGATGGAATAGATACAATAAGGTTATATCGTTATTATGATCAATTAGCAAAAGGCTTTGGATTTTATTTTAGAGGTGGTGCAGAGCTAGATGCTCAAATATACCAACACGGCTGTGTTATTAGTGGAGAATTATATGGTGACACAACTCAAATTGTTACTTCTGTGGACGAATTGCACGACTATAATTATTTTATTAATGATTTCGTTCTTTCCCCAAATTACCCGAATCCTTTTAATAGTTCAACTAAAATTCCACTTCAACTGAACAAGGAAGGAGAAGTTTCAATAGCCATCTATGATGTTCTTGGAAACGAGATAGCAACGCTTGTTGATGGATTTAAACCTGTTGGAAAATATGAAGTTAAATTTGATGCTTCGGGCTTGGCAAGCGGTGTATATTTTTATCAACTTAAAGTTGAGAACTATATTGAAACGAAAAAAATGCAGTTAACGAAATAA